One Algibacter sp. L3A6 genomic region harbors:
- a CDS encoding cbb3-type cytochrome c oxidase N-terminal domain-containing protein has protein sequence MRKLIPSWIRIPVAFLIIFAATEYFVDSGEKPAFMEYTAVQLFLILVLLILIAIEGVIGALENVMLHKLDAEAKARFLAEKELGYKFTWIKETYIKLLGQKPIEQEAEIVLDHNYDGIKELDNNLPPWWVYAFYISIIFAIGYMLKYEVFNGDNQIDELETELAEARIAIEEYKKTAKDLVDFNTVTLLTEASDLKAGKTIFESNCVACHMADGGGGIGPNLTDKNWILGGDIKHVFKTVSEGGRSGKGMIAWKAQLKPAQIAQVSSYVLSLQGTTPANPKEPQGDIWTPEGDAAAEVN, from the coding sequence ATGAGAAAACTAATTCCATCTTGGATACGAATTCCCGTAGCCTTTTTAATAATTTTCGCAGCAACAGAATACTTTGTAGATTCTGGCGAAAAGCCCGCTTTTATGGAGTACACTGCCGTTCAATTATTTTTAATTTTAGTGCTGCTAATTTTAATTGCTATTGAAGGTGTTATTGGAGCATTAGAAAATGTTATGCTTCATAAATTAGATGCAGAAGCTAAAGCTCGTTTTTTAGCTGAAAAAGAATTGGGCTATAAATTCACTTGGATTAAAGAAACCTACATTAAATTATTAGGTCAGAAACCAATTGAACAAGAAGCTGAAATTGTTTTAGATCATAATTATGATGGCATAAAAGAACTAGATAATAATTTACCACCATGGTGGGTATACGCCTTTTATATTTCAATCATTTTTGCTATTGGTTACATGTTGAAATACGAAGTTTTTAATGGAGATAATCAAATTGATGAATTAGAAACTGAACTAGCAGAAGCAAGAATAGCTATTGAAGAATACAAAAAAACAGCAAAAGATTTAGTCGATTTTAATACGGTAACTCTATTAACTGAAGCATCGGATCTAAAGGCAGGAAAAACCATTTTCGAAAGCAACTGTGTGGCTTGCCATATGGCTGACGGTGGTGGTGGAATTGGACCAAACTTAACCGATAAAAACTGGATTTTAGGTGGTGATATTAAACACGTATTTAAAACAGTTTCTGAAGGTGGACGTTCTGGAAAAGGAATGATTGCCTGGAAAGCACAACTTAAACCAGCACAAATTGCACAGGTTTCTAGTTACGTTTTAAGTCTTCAAGGTACAACACCTGCAAACCCAAAAGAGCCACAAGGCGATATTTGGACTCCAGAAGGTGATGCCGCTGCAGAAGTAAACTAA
- a CDS encoding sulfite exporter TauE/SafE family protein, which produces MLFSAFILGLLGSFHCVGMCGPIAFMLPVDRNNALKKALQIGVYHLGKLLAYSVIGLVFGLIGKSLYLFGFQQQLSIFIGILMILVVLIPQRTFNKYNFSKPVYKLISKVKSALGSAMKKKTMDTFLTIGFLNGFLPCGLVYMAVFASIASGNALNGALYMAVFGLGTIPLMTTAIYFSQFLKGAARQKIQKAIPVFVVIIGVLFIIRGLGLGIPYLSPAPVLDAVSASMDCQI; this is translated from the coding sequence ATGCTTTTCTCAGCATTTATACTCGGCCTTTTAGGTAGTTTTCATTGTGTGGGCATGTGTGGTCCCATTGCATTTATGCTGCCCGTAGATCGAAATAATGCATTAAAAAAAGCATTACAAATTGGTGTTTATCACCTCGGAAAACTACTAGCTTATAGCGTTATTGGTCTTGTTTTTGGCTTAATAGGTAAAAGCTTATACTTATTTGGGTTCCAGCAACAACTCTCTATTTTTATTGGGATTTTAATGATTCTAGTGGTTTTAATTCCGCAGAGAACATTTAACAAATACAACTTCTCTAAACCAGTTTACAAGTTAATTTCTAAAGTTAAATCGGCTTTAGGATCTGCTATGAAGAAAAAAACAATGGATACTTTTTTAACCATTGGTTTTTTAAATGGTTTTTTACCTTGTGGTTTAGTTTACATGGCTGTTTTTGCGTCTATTGCCAGCGGAAATGCATTAAACGGAGCTCTATACATGGCTGTTTTTGGTTTGGGTACCATACCATTAATGACGACGGCTATTTATTTTTCGCAGTTTTTAAAAGGTGCCGCTCGCCAAAAAATACAGAAAGCAATTCCTGTTTTTGTAGTTATTATTGGTGTGCTATTTATTATTCGTGGTTTAGGCTTAGGGATTCCTTACCTCTCTCCTGCTCCGGTTTTGGATGCCGTTTCAGCTAGTATGGATTGCCAAATTTAA
- a CDS encoding FixH family protein, translating to MKFNWGTGVVLAFIGFIAFIMYFVVTMFADNRFKNELVTEDYYGAELLYQKDIDKLEKSEELTVNVAYLRTNDGLKVVFPKGFDYKEITGKVFLYRPSNKQLDFETAIVSLSDSTLLIPDKRLVDGRWNIKIDWQYRGNSYLFKESIIY from the coding sequence ATGAAATTTAATTGGGGAACTGGCGTAGTACTTGCATTTATAGGCTTTATAGCTTTTATAATGTACTTTGTTGTAACCATGTTTGCGGACAATAGGTTTAAAAACGAATTGGTTACTGAAGATTATTATGGTGCAGAATTATTGTACCAAAAAGACATCGATAAGCTTGAAAAATCGGAAGAATTAACGGTAAACGTTGCTTACTTGCGCACTAATGATGGCTTAAAAGTGGTATTCCCAAAGGGTTTTGATTATAAAGAAATTACAGGAAAAGTGTTCCTATATAGACCATCTAACAAACAACTAGACTTTGAGACTGCTATTGTTTCACTGTCTGATTCTACTTTGCTCATACCTGACAAACGCTTGGTAGATGGTCGTTGGAACATTAAAATTGACTGGCAATATAGGGGGAATTCTTACTTATTTAAGGAATCTATAATTTATTAA
- the hemN gene encoding oxygen-independent coproporphyrinogen III oxidase → MNTSLVDKYNISGPRYTSYPTVPYWNNETFSLNQWKESLVQSFKESNSKEGISLYIHLPFCESLCTFCGCNKRITKQHSVESPYINAVLKEWDLYLELFDEKPIIKELHLGGGTPTFFSPEHLKILINGILNRSVLADNYEFSFEGHPNNTTREHLQALFDVGFRRVSYGVQDYNETVQKAIHRIQPFENVKRATEIAREVGYTSVGHDIIFGLPFQTIDHVKSTILKTKALLPDRLAFYSYAHVPWIKGNGQRGFNDNDLPTPELKRKQYELGKQLLAEVGYHEIGMDHFALKTDSLFKSMENGDLHRNFMGYTASKTQAMIGLGVSSISDSWYGFAQNVKGLESYYNLLEDNIIPVYRGHILNEEDLVIRQHILNLMCRFKTSWTNDVLRFPELPDTLIRLKEMEQDGLLKIETDSIAVTDKGQPFVRNICMAFDLLLQRKQPDTQLFSMTV, encoded by the coding sequence ATGAACACATCATTAGTAGATAAATATAATATTTCTGGACCTCGATACACGAGCTATCCAACTGTTCCGTATTGGAATAATGAAACATTTTCGTTAAATCAATGGAAAGAATCATTAGTGCAATCTTTTAAAGAAAGTAACTCTAAAGAAGGAATTAGTCTATATATACATCTACCTTTTTGCGAAAGTTTATGCACCTTTTGTGGTTGTAATAAGCGTATTACAAAACAACACAGTGTAGAGTCGCCATATATAAATGCGGTTTTAAAAGAGTGGGATCTGTATTTAGAATTGTTTGATGAAAAACCGATAATTAAGGAATTACATTTAGGAGGAGGAACACCAACCTTTTTTAGTCCGGAGCATTTAAAAATATTAATAAATGGTATTTTAAATAGATCGGTTTTAGCCGATAATTATGAGTTTAGTTTTGAAGGTCACCCAAATAATACAACACGCGAGCATTTACAAGCACTTTTTGATGTTGGATTTAGACGCGTAAGTTACGGAGTGCAGGATTATAATGAAACGGTACAAAAAGCGATTCATCGTATTCAGCCCTTTGAAAATGTTAAACGTGCTACCGAAATAGCTAGAGAAGTGGGGTATACCTCTGTTGGTCACGATATTATTTTTGGTTTACCTTTTCAAACCATAGACCATGTAAAATCGACCATATTAAAAACAAAAGCATTATTGCCAGATCGATTGGCATTTTATAGCTACGCACATGTGCCATGGATAAAAGGAAATGGACAACGTGGTTTTAATGATAACGATTTACCAACACCAGAACTAAAAAGAAAACAATATGAGTTAGGTAAACAATTATTAGCAGAAGTAGGATATCATGAAATTGGTATGGATCATTTTGCATTAAAAACCGATAGCCTTTTTAAGTCTATGGAAAATGGAGATTTACACCGTAATTTTATGGGCTACACAGCCTCTAAAACACAAGCCATGATAGGTTTAGGTGTATCATCTATTAGTGATAGTTGGTACGGTTTTGCTCAAAACGTAAAAGGCTTAGAAAGCTATTACAATTTGTTGGAAGATAATATAATACCTGTTTATAGAGGTCATATTTTAAATGAAGAAGATTTGGTAATCAGGCAGCATATTCTTAATTTAATGTGTCGTTTTAAAACCAGTTGGACCAATGATGTACTTCGTTTTCCCGAATTGCCCGATACTTTAATTAGGTTAAAAGAAATGGAGCAAGATGGCTTATTAAAAATAGAAACAGATAGTATTGCCGTTACCGATAAAGGCCAACCATTTGTACGTAATATTTGTATGGCTTTCGATTTACTATTACAACGTAAACAGCCCGATACACAACTGTTTTCTATGACGGTTTAA
- a CDS encoding RNA polymerase sigma factor has translation MDLDILVEKFKQKDEKAFESLYAMYSESMHGVIFNIVRNNDIAEEIMQDVFVKAWHKSDTYSSKKGRFFTWILNIARNAAIDKTRSKSFKNTKQNLDASFFVDILETSDNLDNTTDAIGIKNYVGKLAKKCIEVIELLYFKGYTQTEASETLNMPIGTIKTRNRNCIKELRNMVLN, from the coding sequence ATGGATTTAGATATTCTAGTCGAAAAATTTAAACAAAAAGACGAAAAGGCTTTTGAAAGTTTATACGCCATGTATAGCGAAAGTATGCATGGCGTTATTTTTAACATTGTTAGAAATAACGATATTGCCGAAGAAATAATGCAAGATGTTTTTGTAAAAGCTTGGCATAAATCGGACACATACTCGAGTAAGAAAGGTCGTTTCTTCACCTGGATTTTAAACATTGCCAGAAACGCGGCTATAGATAAAACGCGCTCTAAAAGTTTTAAAAACACAAAACAAAACCTTGATGCCTCTTTTTTCGTAGATATACTTGAAACTAGTGATAATCTAGATAATACCACGGATGCTATAGGTATAAAAAACTATGTGGGTAAACTCGCTAAAAAATGTATTGAAGTTATAGAACTTCTTTATTTTAAAGGTTACACACAAACCGAAGCTTCCGAAACATTGAACATGCCTATTGGCACGATTAAAACAAGAAATAGAAACTGTATAAAAGAGCTTAGAAACATGGTTTTAAATTAA
- a CDS encoding anti-sigma factor domain-containing protein: MDINAYTESGILELYVAGSLSDKENEEVYALMQKNPEILQEVLNIEAAVIKLTAATAPKNKNYILTSIKKTLGFKGNSDTKVISITKYNWITYTGWAASVVLAAGLLWTVNQNTTLQSNIEVANVKQALLETQIANSKNSLEEAQTLVSVLRDDAITKIPLAGQGNFASTYAKVYWDKKEQRIFLDAQGLPEPPEGKVYQVWSLKLSPLTPTSLGTIDGFATDTNKIFEIANANQSEAFGITLEPAGGSETPTMEFLYTLGVAAS; encoded by the coding sequence ATGGATATTAACGCATACACAGAGTCCGGAATTTTAGAGCTATACGTAGCTGGTTCGCTTTCTGATAAAGAAAACGAAGAGGTCTATGCGCTTATGCAAAAAAATCCTGAAATTTTACAAGAAGTTTTAAATATTGAAGCCGCCGTTATTAAACTTACTGCTGCTACAGCTCCAAAAAACAAAAACTATATATTAACGAGTATCAAAAAGACTTTAGGTTTTAAAGGCAATAGCGATACTAAAGTTATATCGATCACTAAATACAACTGGATTACTTATACCGGTTGGGCAGCATCTGTTGTTTTGGCTGCCGGCCTATTATGGACCGTAAACCAAAACACTACTTTACAATCTAATATAGAAGTTGCCAACGTAAAACAGGCCTTATTAGAAACTCAAATTGCAAATTCTAAAAATAGTTTAGAAGAAGCACAAACTCTGGTTTCCGTTTTACGAGACGATGCCATTACTAAAATACCTCTTGCTGGTCAAGGAAATTTTGCTAGCACTTACGCGAAGGTATATTGGGATAAAAAAGAACAACGTATTTTTCTAGATGCGCAAGGATTACCAGAACCTCCAGAAGGTAAAGTATATCAAGTTTGGTCTTTAAAACTTAGCCCTTTAACACCTACAAGCTTAGGTACTATTGACGGTTTTGCTACGGATACCAACAAAATATTTGAGATTGCAAATGCCAATCAAAGTGAAGCTTTTGGTATAACCTTAGAGCCTGCTGGCGGAAGCGAAACCCCAACTATGGAGTTTTTATACACACTTGGTGTTGCGGCTAGTTAA
- a CDS encoding YceI family protein, with product MKKISILFLAMAVSLASCKNEKKDNTTTETVTTETAVQYVVKPEATSVKWTAYKTTEKKPVGGEFKVLRFDEKAGATPEEALNNLSFSIPVSSVFTNDATNTRDAKIKTSFFGAMLDTELLTGTIKYVDGAYSAAITMNGVTSDLPLEVKITEERRVVMTGVMDLKEWDALGALESLNKVCFDLHKGPDGVSKTWDDVAIEVNTFLREN from the coding sequence ATGAAAAAAATAAGTATCCTTTTCTTAGCAATGGCTGTAAGTTTAGCCTCTTGTAAAAACGAAAAAAAAGACAACACAACAACCGAAACAGTAACAACTGAAACGGCTGTACAATACGTAGTAAAGCCAGAAGCGACTTCTGTAAAATGGACCGCTTACAAAACCACAGAGAAAAAACCTGTTGGTGGAGAATTTAAAGTTTTAAGATTTGATGAAAAAGCTGGAGCAACTCCAGAAGAAGCGTTAAACAACTTAAGCTTTTCTATCCCAGTAAGCAGTGTATTTACTAACGATGCAACAAACACACGTGATGCTAAAATTAAAACTTCATTTTTTGGAGCTATGTTAGACACCGAGTTATTAACTGGTACAATTAAATATGTAGATGGTGCTTATTCTGCAGCGATTACCATGAACGGTGTTACTAGCGATTTACCTCTAGAGGTTAAAATCACAGAAGAACGTCGTGTAGTAATGACAGGTGTTATGGATTTAAAAGAATGGGACGCATTAGGAGCTTTAGAATCGTTAAACAAAGTATGTTTCGATTTACATAAAGGCCCAGATGGTGTTAGCAAAACTTGGGACGATGTCGCTATTGAAGTGAATACTTTTTTACGCGAAAACTAA
- the ccoG gene encoding cytochrome c oxidase accessory protein CcoG codes for METPDNETFRDSIGTVTEDGKRAWVFPKKPSGKFYKYRKYVSYALLAFLLLAPFIKINGNQFLMFNILERRFNIFGFPFWPQDFHLFVISMIIGVVFVALFTVAFGRIFCGWICPQTIFMEMVFRRIEYWIEGDRGKQMRLAKQPWNAEKIRKKTLKTVIFILISFIIANVFLAYLIGSDKLISYIIDGPTEHLSTLISLTIFTAVFYFVFAWFREQVCIIACPYGRLQGVLLDTKSIVVAYDHKRGEAENGRKKFRKTEDREALGHGDCIDCMQCVNVCPTGIDIRNGTQLECVNCTACIDECDHIMESINLPKGLIRYTSEENIEKKTPFKLTPRIKGYIAVLAILTGLLVGMLFLRNDVEATILRLPGQLYEHKENNIISNVFTYKLVNKTSKDIESVSFKLLSHKGELKLVATNDHFIVPKQEISKGTLFVEINNSALTGDRNKIKIGVYSGDKLIETTTANFLGPRSFK; via the coding sequence GTGGAAACGCCAGACAACGAAACATTTAGAGATTCCATTGGTACGGTTACCGAAGACGGTAAACGCGCTTGGGTATTTCCTAAAAAACCTAGTGGCAAGTTTTACAAATACCGTAAATATGTAAGCTATGCTCTATTAGCATTTTTATTATTGGCGCCATTTATTAAAATTAATGGCAACCAGTTTTTAATGTTTAACATTTTAGAGAGGCGTTTTAACATTTTTGGCTTCCCGTTTTGGCCACAAGATTTTCATCTATTTGTAATATCGATGATTATTGGTGTTGTGTTTGTTGCCTTATTTACGGTAGCATTCGGACGTATTTTCTGCGGATGGATTTGTCCGCAAACCATTTTTATGGAAATGGTGTTTAGACGTATTGAATATTGGATTGAAGGCGATCGTGGTAAACAAATGCGTTTGGCAAAACAACCTTGGAATGCCGAAAAGATTAGAAAGAAAACATTAAAAACGGTAATTTTTATACTGATTTCCTTTATAATCGCCAATGTGTTTTTGGCTTATTTAATAGGAAGCGACAAGTTAATATCTTACATTATTGATGGTCCGACAGAGCATTTAAGCACCCTTATATCTCTAACCATATTTACAGCAGTATTCTATTTTGTCTTTGCTTGGTTTAGAGAACAGGTTTGTATTATTGCCTGTCCCTACGGTAGATTACAAGGTGTACTTTTAGACACCAAATCTATTGTTGTGGCCTACGACCATAAACGTGGTGAGGCAGAAAATGGCAGAAAAAAATTCAGAAAAACTGAAGACCGCGAGGCTTTAGGCCATGGAGACTGTATAGATTGTATGCAATGTGTTAATGTGTGCCCGACAGGTATAGACATTAGAAACGGTACACAATTAGAGTGCGTGAACTGTACAGCTTGTATTGATGAGTGCGACCATATTATGGAAAGCATTAACCTTCCAAAAGGTTTAATTAGATATACCAGCGAAGAAAATATAGAGAAGAAAACACCGTTTAAATTAACACCAAGAATTAAAGGTTACATAGCAGTATTAGCCATATTAACCGGCTTACTTGTTGGTATGCTTTTTTTACGAAACGATGTTGAAGCGACAATTTTGAGATTACCAGGCCAACTTTACGAACACAAGGAAAACAACATTATTAGTAATGTGTTTACCTATAAGCTGGTAAACAAAACATCTAAAGATATTGAGAGCGTAAGCTTTAAACTACTGTCGCATAAAGGGGAATTAAAATTGGTTGCTACAAACGATCATTTTATAGTGCCAAAGCAAGAAATATCGAAAGGTACTTTGTTTGTTGAAATAAATAATTCGGCATTAACTGGAGATAGAAATAAAATTAAAATTGGAGTTTACTCTGGCGATAAATTAATTGAAACAACAACAGCCAACTTTTTAGGGCCGCGTAGTTTTAAATAA
- a CDS encoding CcoQ/FixQ family Cbb3-type cytochrome c oxidase assembly chaperone: protein MLKFVKYHMESIDGIEIYPIMSLVIFFTFFVLLFWWVITAKKDYIQNVSNLPLETQNDDTL from the coding sequence ATGTTGAAATTTGTAAAATACCACATGGAGAGTATTGACGGCATCGAGATTTATCCAATAATGTCGTTAGTGATATTCTTTACTTTTTTTGTACTACTTTTTTGGTGGGTAATTACTGCGAAAAAAGACTATATACAAAACGTTAGCAACCTGCCTTTAGAAACTCAAAACGACGATACATTATGA
- a CDS encoding universal stress protein: MKKIIVPVDFSEHSEYALKTAAKLAKKHDAEVLALHMLEMSTEALSVSDELLGQKAVFFMKLAEKKFNDFLDKDYLEGVKITPIIKHLKVFSEVNDVAKQHDADIIVMGSHGANGFEEMFVGSNTERVVRSSEIPVLVVKSNVANINFDVIALACDFSEESIGSYHHTMEMFQDIVSKIYLVHVNLPNEKFSSTAQLEKMAVNFFTKADKHLRRLENVRYVSDYTVDDGIVNFSNKNNVDLIVMPTHGRKGLARFFKGSVGEEVVNHSPIPVLTLKI; this comes from the coding sequence ATGAAAAAAATTATTGTACCCGTCGATTTTTCAGAACATTCAGAATATGCTTTAAAAACAGCAGCAAAATTAGCAAAAAAACATGATGCTGAAGTGCTTGCATTGCATATGCTAGAAATGTCTACTGAAGCCCTTTCTGTCTCAGATGAACTTCTAGGACAAAAAGCAGTGTTTTTTATGAAATTAGCTGAAAAGAAGTTTAACGATTTCTTAGATAAAGATTATTTAGAAGGTGTTAAAATCACACCAATTATTAAGCATTTAAAAGTATTTAGTGAGGTTAACGATGTTGCTAAGCAACACGATGCAGATATTATAGTTATGGGCTCTCATGGCGCTAATGGCTTCGAAGAGATGTTTGTAGGTTCCAACACAGAACGTGTTGTACGTAGCTCAGAAATCCCTGTGCTTGTGGTTAAAAGCAATGTAGCCAATATTAATTTTGATGTTATTGCATTGGCTTGCGATTTCTCGGAAGAGTCTATAGGTTCATACCACCATACCATGGAAATGTTCCAAGATATTGTGTCTAAAATTTATTTAGTGCATGTTAATTTACCAAACGAAAAGTTTAGTAGCACAGCGCAATTAGAGAAAATGGCCGTTAACTTTTTTACAAAAGCTGATAAGCATTTAAGACGTTTAGAAAATGTACGTTATGTAAGCGACTATACTGTAGATGATGGTATTGTAAATTTCTCTAACAAAAACAACGTAGATTTAATTGTAATGCCAACCCATGGCAGAAAAGGTTTAGCTCGCTTTTTTAAAGGCAGCGTAGGGGAGGAAGTTGTAAACCATTCACCTATACCAGTATTAACATTAAAGATTTAA
- the ccoN gene encoding cytochrome-c oxidase, cbb3-type subunit I, with product MEMQQFKYDNKIVTKFIYATIVFGVVGMSVGLLLAFMFLFPNLTDGIAWLSFGRLRPLHTNAVIFAFVGNAMFAGIYYSLQRLLKARMASDLLSNINFWGWQLIIVAAAISLPLGYTSSKEYAELEWPIDIAIAVIWVVFGINMIWTILKRRQRHLYVAIWFYLATFVTVAVLHIFNSLELPVSGMKSYSVYAGVQDALVQWWYGHNAVAFFLTTPFLGLMYYFVPKAANRPVYSYRLSIVHFWSLIFIYIWAGPHHLLYTALPEWAQNLGVAFSVMLLMPSWGGMINGLLTLRGAWDKVRTDPVLKFMVVAITGYGMATFEGPMLSLKSVNAVAHFTDWIIAHVHVGALAWNGFMAFGIIYYLIPKLFKTKMYSTGLTNLHFWVGTLGIIMYALPLYVAGFTQYSMWQQFNPDGTLVYGNFLETVTEIMPMYLMRAIGGSLYIIGMFILVYNVIMTIRQGSTVQDELAEAPALERVSKKRTANEGWHTWLERKPIQLTILATIAILIGGIIQIVPTIMVKSNIPTISTVKPYTPLELEGRDIYIREGCVGCHTQMIRPFRHEVERYGEYSKAGEFVYDHPFLWGSKRTGPDLHRIGAKYSDNWHFNHMYDPQSTSSGSIMPRYPWLITGEGSELDKSLTETKMEAMVTLGVPYTQEEIDNAQQAMLEQGGQIEQNLYQDPDFAKTYEADKKYAAENGEPFIEMKNREIVALIAYLQRLGTDIHVKPEQK from the coding sequence ATGGAAATGCAACAGTTTAAGTACGATAATAAAATCGTTACAAAATTTATTTACGCCACCATCGTTTTTGGTGTTGTGGGTATGTCGGTAGGTTTACTACTTGCTTTTATGTTTTTGTTCCCCAACTTAACCGATGGAATTGCATGGTTAAGTTTTGGACGCTTAAGACCATTACACACCAATGCTGTAATTTTTGCTTTTGTTGGTAACGCCATGTTTGCTGGTATTTATTACTCGCTACAGCGTTTATTAAAAGCGAGAATGGCAAGCGACCTGTTAAGTAACATTAACTTTTGGGGTTGGCAACTTATTATTGTTGCAGCAGCTATTTCATTACCATTAGGTTATACATCTTCTAAAGAGTATGCCGAATTAGAATGGCCTATAGATATTGCTATTGCAGTTATTTGGGTTGTTTTTGGTATTAACATGATTTGGACTATTTTAAAACGTAGACAACGTCACTTATATGTAGCCATTTGGTTTTACTTAGCCACGTTTGTAACTGTTGCAGTACTACATATCTTTAACAGTCTAGAACTTCCTGTAAGTGGCATGAAAAGTTACTCTGTTTACGCGGGTGTTCAAGATGCCTTAGTACAATGGTGGTACGGCCATAATGCGGTTGCTTTCTTTTTAACAACACCGTTTTTAGGACTTATGTATTATTTTGTTCCTAAAGCAGCCAACAGACCTGTATACTCATATAGATTATCGATTGTACACTTTTGGTCTCTTATATTTATTTATATCTGGGCTGGACCTCACCACTTACTATACACGGCTTTACCAGAATGGGCACAAAATTTAGGTGTTGCATTCTCAGTAATGTTATTAATGCCGTCTTGGGGTGGTATGATTAATGGATTATTAACACTTCGTGGTGCTTGGGATAAAGTACGTACCGATCCTGTTTTAAAATTCATGGTTGTTGCTATTACCGGTTATGGTATGGCTACGTTTGAAGGCCCAATGCTTTCACTTAAAAGTGTAAATGCCGTAGCGCATTTTACCGATTGGATTATTGCTCACGTACACGTTGGTGCATTAGCTTGGAACGGGTTTATGGCCTTTGGTATTATCTACTATTTAATACCAAAATTATTTAAAACAAAAATGTACTCTACAGGTTTAACCAACTTACACTTTTGGGTAGGAACTTTAGGTATCATTATGTATGCTTTACCATTATATGTTGCTGGTTTTACTCAGTATTCTATGTGGCAACAATTTAATCCAGATGGTACTTTAGTTTACGGTAACTTCTTAGAAACTGTGACTGAAATTATGCCAATGTACTTAATGCGTGCTATTGGAGGTAGTTTATATATTATCGGTATGTTTATCTTAGTTTATAACGTGATTATGACGATTAGACAAGGTAGCACAGTTCAAGATGAATTAGCCGAAGCACCAGCTTTAGAGCGCGTTTCTAAAAAACGTACTGCCAACGAAGGATGGCACACTTGGTTAGAACGCAAACCAATACAACTAACCATTTTAGCAACTATTGCCATATTAATTGGAGGTATTATTCAAATTGTACCAACCATTATGGTAAAATCTAATATACCAACTATTTCTACAGTAAAACCATATACACCACTGGAGTTAGAAGGTCGAGATATTTATATACGTGAAGGCTGCGTAGGCTGCCACACACAAATGATTCGTCCGTTTAGACACGAAGTTGAACGTTATGGAGAATACTCTAAAGCTGGAGAATTTGTTTACGATCATCCATTCCTTTGGGGATCTAAACGTACCGGACCAGATTTACATAGAATTGGTGCTAAATATTCAGATAACTGGCACTTTAACCACATGTACGACCCACAAAGTACCTCATCGGGTTCTATCATGCCAAGATACCCTTGGTTAATTACTGGCGAAGGTAGTGAGTTAGATAAATCGTTAACCGAAACAAAAATGGAAGCTATGGTAACTTTAGGCGTACCATACACGCAAGAAGAAATTGATAATGCACAACAAGCTATGTTAGAGCAAGGTGGGCAAATTGAACAAAACCTATATCAAGATCCAGATTTTGCAAAAACTTATGAAGCTGATAAAAAATATGCAGCCGAAAACGGAGAGCCATTTATAGAAATGAAAAACAGAGAAATTGTTGCACTTATTGCTTATTTACAGCGATTAGGTACCGATATCCATGTTAAACCAGAACAAAAATAA